In one Gemella haemolysans ATCC 10379 genomic region, the following are encoded:
- the pfkA gene encoding 6-phosphofructokinase, translated as MKKIAVLTSGGDAPGMNAAVRAVVRTAIYNGLEVYGVYQGYKGLVENNIKKLEVGDVGNIINRGGTMLYSARLPEFANPEVRKGAIKNLEALGIDGLVVIGGDGSYRGAMALSNEMNIKTIGVPGTIDNDICCTDFTIGFDTALNTIVDAIDKVRDTASSHERAFIIEVMGRNAGDLALFAGIAGGSESLLIPEKKEDIDEVVARIKAGEDRGKKHSIIVLAEGVMSGQDLAKELKERTGEEVRATILGHIQRGGTPSAQDRVLASRLGNYAVQLLLAGESGRAVGIQNNKLVSTKFEDVFGDVHNVDLSIYDVSKQLSI; from the coding sequence ATGAAAAAAATCGCAGTTTTAACAAGTGGTGGGGATGCACCAGGAATGAACGCAGCTGTGCGTGCCGTTGTAAGAACAGCAATCTATAATGGATTAGAAGTTTATGGAGTATATCAAGGATATAAAGGATTAGTTGAAAACAACATTAAAAAACTTGAAGTAGGAGATGTTGGTAACATCATTAACCGTGGTGGTACGATGCTTTATTCAGCACGTCTACCAGAATTTGCTAACCCAGAAGTTAGAAAAGGTGCTATTAAAAACTTAGAAGCTTTAGGAATTGATGGATTAGTAGTAATCGGTGGAGACGGTTCTTACCGTGGAGCTATGGCTTTAAGTAATGAAATGAACATTAAAACTATAGGTGTACCAGGAACAATCGATAACGATATCTGCTGTACTGACTTCACAATTGGGTTTGATACTGCACTTAACACTATCGTAGACGCAATTGATAAAGTTCGTGATACTGCATCAAGTCACGAGCGTGCATTTATTATTGAAGTTATGGGACGTAACGCAGGAGACTTAGCATTATTTGCTGGTATCGCTGGAGGAAGTGAAAGTCTTCTAATCCCTGAAAAAAAAGAAGATATAGATGAAGTAGTTGCTCGTATTAAAGCAGGGGAAGATCGTGGTAAAAAACACTCAATCATCGTTTTAGCAGAAGGTGTTATGAGTGGTCAAGACTTAGCTAAAGAATTAAAAGAACGTACTGGTGAAGAAGTAAGAGCTACTATCTTAGGGCACATTCAACGTGGTGGAACTCCATCGGCTCAAGATAGAGTACTAGCTTCAAGACTAGGTAACTACGCTGTTCAATTATTATTAGCTGGTGAATCAGGGCGTGCTGTAGGTATCCAAAATAATAAACTTGTAAGTACTAAATTTGAAGATGTATTTGGTGATGTTCACAATGTCGACTTATCTATCTATGATGTGTCTAAACAACTTTCAATCTAA